The following coding sequences are from one Acipenser ruthenus chromosome 7, fAciRut3.2 maternal haplotype, whole genome shotgun sequence window:
- the LOC117416054 gene encoding prolactin-releasing peptide receptor-like: MEAYLGEEGNWSLASVDATVDPRNYSDPSDMFSGHQLLLRFKPLFIPLYCLLLTVACIGNAFLLACIVADKKLHNATNFFIGNLSAADLLMCLCCVPFTVSYGFEARGWLFGRFMCHFVALMQAATVYVSVLSLTAIAVDRYVVVAYPIRRRITLKCCGMVVLGIWVLSLVLAAPPSVHISYLDLHQIGHDLVVCEEFWMGSEKLRVLYSCLMLLMSYMIPLLSVTVSYCAITVHLKHHCLPGAVEQNQAKWNKKKRKTFMLLVTSVLAFALCWLPLQILNLIRDLDVDFSILNKHCINVIQVSCHLVAMSSSCYNPFIYASLHHKFRVHLQGYLRPRRHHQSSLLSLRASRYNNTCLSHVSEHPPKDGRELESGMVNVL, from the exons ATGGAAGCTTACCTGGGAGAGGAGGGTAACTGGAGTCTTGCTAGTGTGGACGCTACAGTTGACCCACGCAACTACAGTGACCCGTCTGACATGTTTTCTGGCCACCAGCTTCTCCTGCGCTTCAAGCCGCTCTTCATTCCTCTCTACTGCCTCCTGTTGACCGTGGCCTGCATAGGCAACGCCTTCCTGTTGGCCTGCATTGTGGCCGATAAAAAGCTACACAACGCCACCAACTTCTTCATCGGGAACCTGTCTGCTGCTGATCTGCTCATGTGCCTGTGTTGTGTGCCTTTCACAGTGTCCTACGGCTTTGAGGCTCGTGGCTGGCTCTTTGGCCGTTTCATGTGCCACTTTGTCGCGCTCATGCAGGCTGCCACTGTCTACGTGTCAGTCTTGTCCTTGACCGCCATCGCCGTGGACCGCTACGTGGTGGTGGCATACCCCATTCGTCGCCGGATCACACTTAAGTGTTGTGGGATGGTTGTGTTAGGCATCTGGGTGCTTTCTCTGGTTCTGGCTGCTCCTCCATCGGTTCACATCAGCTACCTGGATCTGCACCAGATTGGCCATGACTTGGTTGTGTGTGAGGAGTTCTGGATGGGCTCAGAGAAGCTAAGGGTGCTCTACTCCTGTCTGATGCTTCTCATGTCCTACATGATCCCCCTGCTCTCCGTCACTGTATCTTACTGCGCCATCACAGTTCATCTCAAGCACCACTGCCTACCAGGAGCTGTGGAGCAGAACCAGGCCAAATGGAACAAGAAGAAACGCAAGACTTTCATGCTCTTGGTCACTTCTGTTTTGGCCTTCGCCCTCTGCTGGCTCCCTCTGCAG ATCCTCAACCTGATCCGAGATCTCGACGTGGATTTCAGCATCCTAAACAAACACTGCATCAACGTCATCCAGGTCTCCTGCCACCTGGTGGCCATGAGCTCCTCCTGCTACAACCCTTTCATCTACGCCTCCCTCCACCACAAGTTCCGGGTCCACCTTCAAGGTTACCTGCGGCCCCGGAGACACCACCAGAGCAGCCTGCTCTCCCTGCGTGCCTCCCGCTACAACAACACCTGCCTCAGCCACGTCTCTGAGCACCCCCCAAAGGACGGGAGGGAGCTTGAAAGTGGAATGGTTAATGTGCTCTGA
- the LOC117415284 gene encoding guanine nucleotide-binding protein G(I)/G(S)/G(O) subunit gamma-8-like — translation MSNNMAKIAEARKAVEQLKLEVNIDRMKVSKAAADLLAFCEAHAKEDPLVTAVPSSENPFREKKLFCAIL, via the exons ATGTCCAACAATATGGCAAAGATCGCAGAGGCACGCAAGGCAGTGGAGCAGCTCAAACTGGAGGTCAATATCGACAGGATGAAG GTATCAAAGGCTGCTGCTGATCTCTTGGCATTCTGCGAGGCTCATGCAAAGGAAGACCCCCTGGTGACAGCTGTGCCCTCCTCAGAAAACCCCTTCCGTGAGAAGAAGCTGTTCTGTGCCATCCTGTAA